The following are encoded in a window of Panicum virgatum strain AP13 chromosome 5N, P.virgatum_v5, whole genome shotgun sequence genomic DNA:
- the LOC120673345 gene encoding uncharacterized protein LOC120673345 isoform X3 produces the protein MKLFLLNQGMLLYLIGDDPKKRPYSRASRALLSDIEHGCLPQDILHDIPCKFQNGSTVCEVRDYRTVFSNGDDYSGHDFPRVNRVHLRLGTEGVLKDLSSIADTAWTYHDQLTAESIILNAFQPRLNLDPTPCPEMLCNSSAKKIDLGLNKGRQHNKDTSVLTMPINPPKDCKTKEFNICKGATLCIKNAALVKNAALEGIPSGLLDSLSVNCPSTTHVNNAKSAANSDTNNMVQSYSTLPNSSAFCDRMQCASDTAPGHLFQTNEQRAQVEILQVNRKTGQPQRVTVLPHKTKKPSNLMHEKHEFKKCSPPNKNGVSSSQNCKGLHKSIISRSKTVLDLGSPKRLQVETKVGQTIDKKGIEVHKQVPFSVPPWDPCTSLNTTNPSVDRILENVKFLHKRSNECHVAPIVDRNNSDMLDVNVHETPFVDLFCGCLIRGAYEPVEDMTVTKSQGTDSKRRASETSVISLNHEIKLEGKRQQSFDTQVNTPCKNRRFEEPAVTGGISSQLDIDLELDKGRQQIEDMSLLNISANAPERCKANEFNVCKVLAVCSENAALKGMPTAMYNNRQLNYPSSVHVNNTKSIVESDPGSALRSPCTLTNSCGLCDRKQVGSITPPDHLLQSNEERAQVTVSQVDRENRKMQRVTILPQKRKKSLNSLNERHGSKNHGPPNRNELNSQNFKRDKSTGSSNNDVFHLGSPKGQQAEVKVGQIIGNKDMKVQGKAPLSVHSSCHPPTSLNTSNLLVEKIPEKVKSLHIRLLERHEVPVVDLKNYDMADPRGSRTPSVTSFSANSSKVACEPAKDKAATEPQLKALNRKVTGISTISMNQEFNLNGKRQQKFDIRIEPPCENRSLEESAITGGVNSEPDIEKIISEVILTTQRHGLNQKAAKSDVLETSWLLPPCEFFQFENVGEIPVMRDETMTCNVPNGATRTCKIRRLTFHPSQYSSCNAGSTDKSQYTLCLLDFEPHDHQITVGAINGDEQVHIATLPTSCHAEKFVDQFILLMKRDGYNLCNDEVCNGSSELRQQSQDVSHLGCPTREDAEYQMFSPSPANSLLSSMDNNVGCTFQNKLLDIHATYPLPLTQQLVLTEQPLTVESPEAFLLNSSHLLGSQQYTGQYLEDQGSSFACNLFARNPHQFPSLQPSQEVSVDQYLQRREDTGSVGFSASRYNQLHREALMDQYSQYRHRFIDMYGMRTTARYNQWHQEFPTDQYLRYRDIPWFNDAYGARMSTSKYGQWRQVCTQMGNVVYQWDLPAFGRQIHNSPPLHNGWNTLPELQPIRRPQMSSRSMDFDGNVTSTTVPIPMPLGFQFTLQGMW, from the exons GTGAGGGACTACCGAACAGTTTTCTCTAATGGTGATGATTATTCAGGACATGACTTCCCAAGGGTTAATAGAGTCCATCTTAGGTTGGGCACTGAGGGTGTTTTGAAAGATCTTTCTTCCATTGCAGATACTGCATGGACATATCATGATCAATTA ACTGCCGAGTCCATCATTCTCAATGCCTTCCAACCCAGACTTAATTTGGACCCTACACCTTGCCCTGAAATGCTTTGCAATTCAAGTGCTAAGAAG ATTGATCTGGGTCTAAATAAGGGAAGACAGCATAATAAAGATACCTCTGTTCTTACGATGCCTATCAATCCTCCTAAAGATTGCAAGACCAAGGAATTCAACATCTGCAAAGGTGCAACACTTTGCATCAAGAATGCAGCTCTAGTCAAGAATGCAGCTCTTGAGGGCATACCAAGTGGATTATTGGACAGCTTGTCAGTTAACTGTCCATCCACTACCCATGTTAACAATGCCAAATCAGCTGCAAATTCTGATACTAACAATATGGTTCAATCTTATTCTACTCTTCCAAACAGTTCTGCCTTCTGTGACAGAATGCAATGTGCATCAGATACTGCTCCTGGTCATTTATTTCAGACTAATGAACAGAGGGCGCAGGTAGAAATTTTACAAGTTAATCGTAAAACTGGACAACCACAAAGGGTGACAGTTCTTCCACATAAGACAAAAAAACCCTCAAATCTTATGCATGAAAAGCATGAATTCAAAAAGTGCAGCCCTCCAAACAAAAATGGAGTGTCGAGTTCTCAGAATTGCAAAGGCCTTCATAAGTCAATAATTTCTCGAAGTAAAACAGTGCTTGATCTGGGATCTCCAAAAAGACTGCAAGTTGAGACTAAGGTAGGTCAGACAATAGACAAAAAGGGCATTGAAGTGCACAAACAGGTGCCCTTTTCAGTGCCTCCATGGGATCCATGTACATCCTTGAACACAACTAATCCAAGTGTTGACAGAATCCTTGAAAATGTTAAATTTTTGCATAAGAGGTCGAATGAGTGTCATGTGGCTCCAATTGTAGACCGGAACAATTCTGATATGTTAGATGTTAATGTCCATGAAACACCCTTTGTGGACTTATTCTGTGGATGTTTAATAAGGGGAGCTTATGAACCTGTTGAGGATATGACTGTTACAAAATCCCAAGGCACTGATTCAAAAAGAAGGGCTTCTGAAACTTCTGTCATTTCTTTGAACCATGAAATTAAATTGGAAGGGAAAAGGCAGCAAAGTTTTGATACTCAGGTCAACACGCCCTGTAAGAACAGAAGGTTTGAGGAACCAGCTGTTACTGGTGGCATTAGCAGTCAATTGGACATTGATCTAGAACTAGATAAGGGAAGACAGCAAATTGAAGATATGTCTCTTCTCAATATTTCTGCCAATGCTCCTGAACGCTGCAAGGCCAACGAATTCAATGTCTGCAAAGTTTTAGCAGTATGCAGTGAGAATGCAGCTTTAAAAGGCATGCCAACTGCTATGTATAACAACAGGCAGTTGAATTATCCATCATCTGTCCATGTTAATAATACCAAATCAATTGTAGAATCTGATCCTGGTAGTGCTCTTCGATCTCCTTGTACCCTTACAAACAGTTGTGGCTTATGTGACAGAAAACAAGTTGGATCAATAACCCCTCCTGATCATTTGCTTCAGAGTAATGAAGAGCGGGCACAGGTAACAGTTTCACAGGTTGATcgtgaaaatagaaaaatgcaaaGGGTGACAATACTTCCACAGAAGAGAAAGAAGTCTTTAAATTCGTTGAATGAAAGGCATGGATCCAAAAACCATGGTCCTCCAAACAGAAATGAGTTGAATTCTCAAAATTTCAAGAGAGATAAGTCAACAGGATCTTCAAATAATGATGTGTTTCATTTGGGATCTCCAAAAGGACAACAAGCTGAGGTTAAAGTAGGTCAGATAATAGGCAATAAGGACATGAAAGTCCAGGGAAAGGCGCCCTTGTCAGTGCATTCAAGCTGTCATCCACCTACATCCTTGAACACAAGCAATCTATTGGTTGAGAAAATTCCTGAAAAGGTTAAATCATTGCATATAAGGTTGCTTGAGCGTCACGAGGTCCCAGTTGTGGACctaaaaaattatgacatgGCAGATCCCAGAGGTAGCAGAACACCCTCTGTAACCTCATTCAGTGCAAATTCAAGTAAAGTAGCTTGTGAACCTGCTAAGGATAAGGCTGCGACAGAACCCCAACTTAAGGCTCTGAATAGAAAGGTCACAGGAATTTCTACTATTTCTATGAACCAAGAATTCAACTTGAATGGGAAAAGGCAGCAGAAATTTGATATTCGCATTGAGCCGCCCTGTGAGAACAGAAGCTTAGAAGAGTCAGCTATTACTGGTGGTGTTAATAGCGAACCTGATATTGAAAAGATTATATCTGAGGTCATCCTGACTACCCAGAG GCATGGACTGAACCAAAAGGCTGCTAAAAGTGATGTTCTTGAAACATCCTGGTTATTACCACCATGTGAATTCTTTCAGTTTGAGAATGTTGGCGAGATTCCAGTTATGAGGGATGAAACCATGACATGCAATGTGCCCAACGGAGCTACGAGAACCTGCAAGATTAGAAGACTTACCTTCCACCCATCACAGTATTCCTCCTGTAATG CAGGTTCGACTGATAAATCTCAGTACACACTTTGCCTGCTTGACTTTGAACCACATGATCATCAAATAACTGTGGGAGCCATCAATGGAGATGAGCAAGTGCATATTGCTACTCTACCAACTTCT TGTCATGCAGAAAAGTTTGTGGATCAATTCATTTTACTG ATGAAACGTGATGGATACAACCTTTGCAACGATGAAGTCTGTAATGGATCATCTGAACTAAGACAG CAATCCCAAGATGTCTCTCATCTAGGCTGCCCAACTAGAGAAGATGCAGAATACCAGATGTTCTCACCTTCTCCTGCGAATAGTTTGCTGAGTAGCATGGACAACAATGTAGGCTGTACCTTCCAGAATAAGCTTCTAGATATTCATGCAACTTATCCGCTGCCATTGACTCAGCAGTTGGTACTGACAGAACAACCACTGACCGTAGAAAGCCCAGAAGCATTTTTGTTGAATTCAAGTCATCTACTAGGTAGTCAGCAGTATACTGGCCAGTATCTCGAAGACCAGGGTTCATCATTTGCCTGTAACCTATTTGCAAGGAATCCGCACCAATTTCCATCTTTACAACCATCTCAGGAAGTTTCCGTGGATCAGTACTTGCAACGCAGAGAAGATACTGGATCAGTAGGATTCAGTGCAAGCAGATACAACCAGTTGCATCGGGAAGCTTTGATGGATCAGTATTCACAATACCGACATAGATTCATTGACATGTACGGTATGAGAACGACTGCAAGGTACAACCAGTGGCACCAGGAATTTCCAACAGATCAGTACTTGCGATACAGAGATATACCATGGTTCAATGACGCGTATGGTGCGAGAATGAGTACAAGCAAGTACGGTCAGTGGCGCCAGGTTTGCACACAGATGGGCAATGTGGTTTACCAGTGGGATCTACCGGCTTTCGGCAGGCAGATTCACAACAGCCCTCCACTGCATAATGGTTGGAATACACTACCGGAGCTGCAACCAATTAGGAGGCCCCAGATGAGCTCCAGGAGCATGGACTTTGATGGCAATGTCACGAGCACAACGGTTCCGATCCCCATGCCTCTTGGTTTCCAGTTCACGCTGCAAGGAATGTGGTGA